A genomic segment from Polyangium mundeleinium encodes:
- a CDS encoding LNS2 domain-containing protein — MDFFARSFAIAGLAVSLAACSGAPAQSRPPAVAQTAAAPPPVVPAGPCALRPSCDTPFPAPSKREFRHNRSGLLASALGARHRGRDLFLLPGTPQWVLGKFAYGPADKDLKDEDIDVYLLRGCGAAWEKVGTYRTTEDEGSHPAVVGVADGGGQIFVNLAQVLPGGPLGVGRHRIKLVVAGDGTSVDLFLEVLPAGARIVVTDIDGTLTEKEEALVGDVLTGNHSQTHPGAVDVMRALSGRGFFMFYLTARPHWLEPRTREWLRLRGFPPGIVHTSVTATGRMGGAAASFKSGELSLLKTATGLLPELAFGNMPSDVDAYWSSGIPRTFYYKLADDARGGVKHDDYRTLLPSLGELPAVCP; from the coding sequence GTGGATTTCTTCGCTCGATCTTTCGCGATTGCAGGCCTCGCCGTCTCCCTGGCCGCTTGCTCGGGCGCACCTGCGCAGAGCCGCCCCCCTGCCGTCGCGCAGACCGCGGCCGCGCCGCCCCCCGTGGTTCCGGCCGGCCCCTGCGCGCTCCGGCCCTCGTGTGATACGCCCTTTCCCGCGCCATCGAAGCGGGAATTCCGGCACAACCGCTCGGGGCTTCTTGCGAGCGCGCTCGGCGCGCGGCACCGGGGTCGGGATCTGTTCCTGCTCCCGGGCACCCCGCAATGGGTGCTCGGGAAATTCGCATATGGGCCCGCGGACAAGGATCTGAAGGACGAAGACATCGACGTGTATTTGCTCCGCGGCTGCGGGGCTGCGTGGGAGAAGGTCGGGACGTACCGCACGACCGAGGACGAGGGCTCGCACCCGGCGGTGGTCGGCGTCGCGGATGGGGGCGGGCAGATCTTCGTGAATCTCGCGCAGGTGCTGCCCGGCGGCCCGCTCGGCGTGGGGCGGCACCGGATCAAATTGGTGGTCGCGGGCGATGGGACGAGCGTGGACTTGTTCCTCGAAGTGCTGCCGGCCGGCGCGCGGATCGTGGTGACGGACATCGACGGCACGTTGACCGAAAAGGAAGAGGCGCTCGTCGGGGACGTGCTCACGGGGAACCATTCCCAGACGCACCCGGGCGCGGTGGACGTGATGCGGGCGCTCTCGGGCCGAGGGTTTTTCATGTTTTACCTGACGGCGCGGCCGCACTGGCTCGAACCGCGGACGCGCGAATGGCTCAGGCTGCGCGGGTTTCCGCCGGGAATCGTGCACACCTCGGTGACGGCCACGGGGCGCATGGGCGGGGCTGCCGCTTCGTTCAAATCGGGCGAGCTCAGCCTGCTGAAGACGGCGACGGGGCTCTTGCCCGAGCTCGCGTTCGGGAACATGCCGAGCGACGTGGACGCGTACTGGAGCTCCGGGATCCCGCGGACGTTTTATTACAAGCTCGCCGACGACGCGCGGGGCGGGGTGAAGCACGACGACTATCGAACGCTCTTGCCTTCGCTCGGCGAGCTGCCGGCGGTGTGTCCGTGA
- the tsaD gene encoding tRNA (adenosine(37)-N6)-threonylcarbamoyltransferase complex transferase subunit TsaD: MRVLGIETSCDETAAAVVTEEGVVLSDVVRSQVEAHAPYGGVVPEIASRDHARAIVPVIREALARAEMKPGDVDGIAVTSRPGLLGALLVGLSAAKGLSFTTGKPIVGVDHLVGHLLAVFLRRGEAEAEAPVPSYPFIALLASGGHTALYRVDAPRLSAIRELGATRDDAAGEAFDKTAKLLGLGYPGGPVVDRLAATGDASRAKDVVPRPLAHRESLEFSFSGVKSAVMRHVATLGKAPEGQELADLCAAFQASVVGTLVDKAVRAAKVEGVPRIVLAGGVAANRGLRARMAEACARQKIALFVPSFASCTDNAAMIAYAGALRLAAGETDDLALEPSTKTALPRVTRKGAGLR; the protein is encoded by the coding sequence ATGCGGGTTCTAGGGATCGAGACGTCGTGCGACGAGACGGCCGCCGCCGTGGTGACGGAGGAGGGCGTGGTGCTCTCGGACGTCGTACGCAGCCAGGTCGAGGCGCACGCGCCCTACGGCGGCGTGGTGCCGGAGATCGCCTCGCGCGACCACGCGCGCGCCATCGTGCCGGTGATCCGCGAGGCGCTCGCGCGGGCCGAGATGAAGCCGGGCGACGTCGACGGGATCGCGGTCACGTCGCGGCCGGGCCTGCTCGGCGCGCTGCTCGTGGGTCTCTCGGCGGCGAAGGGACTGTCGTTCACGACGGGCAAGCCGATCGTCGGGGTGGATCACCTCGTCGGGCACCTGCTCGCGGTGTTTTTGCGGCGGGGCGAGGCCGAAGCGGAGGCGCCGGTGCCGTCGTACCCGTTCATCGCGCTCCTGGCCTCGGGCGGGCACACGGCGCTCTACCGCGTGGACGCGCCGCGGCTTTCGGCGATCCGCGAGCTCGGGGCGACGCGCGACGACGCTGCGGGCGAGGCGTTCGACAAGACGGCGAAGCTGCTCGGGCTCGGGTATCCGGGTGGCCCGGTGGTGGATCGGCTGGCGGCCACGGGGGATGCGTCCCGGGCGAAGGACGTGGTGCCGCGGCCTTTGGCGCATCGCGAGAGCCTGGAGTTCAGCTTCTCGGGGGTGAAGTCGGCGGTGATGCGCCACGTGGCGACGCTGGGCAAGGCGCCCGAGGGGCAAGAGCTGGCCGACCTCTGCGCGGCGTTCCAGGCGTCGGTCGTGGGGACGCTCGTGGACAAGGCCGTGCGCGCGGCGAAGGTGGAGGGCGTGCCGCGGATCGTGCTCGCGGGCGGCGTCGCGGCGAACCGGGGGCTCCGCGCGCGGATGGCGGAAGCGTGCGCGCGGCAGAAGATCGCGCTCTTCGTGCCGTCGTTCGCGAGCTGCACGGACAATGCGGCGATGATCGCGTACGCGGGCGCGCTGCGGCTCGCGGCCGGGGAGACGGACGACCTCGCGCTGGAGCCGTCGACCAAGACGGCGCTGCCGCGCGTCACGCGGAAGGGGGCGGGGCTGCGGTGA
- a CDS encoding nucleotidyltransferase domain-containing protein translates to MALADILRTLLHHRVDFVVVGGMAAVMQGAPVHTFDIDIVYSRAEDNVARLLAALRDLDAVFRTDPRKLVPNESHLRSTGHKLLSTRHGVLDVLGTIEEDTSYEDLLQDALWLEVAGAPIRVLSLERLIQIKEKLTRPKDRAMLLVLKATLEEKRRPQ, encoded by the coding sequence ATGGCGCTGGCTGACATCCTCCGCACGCTCCTCCACCATCGGGTGGATTTCGTCGTCGTCGGAGGCATGGCCGCCGTGATGCAAGGCGCGCCCGTGCACACGTTCGACATCGACATCGTTTATTCTCGCGCGGAGGACAACGTGGCGCGTCTGCTCGCCGCGTTGCGAGACCTCGACGCCGTCTTTCGCACGGATCCTCGAAAGCTCGTCCCCAACGAGTCCCACCTTCGCTCCACCGGGCACAAGCTCCTTTCGACGCGCCACGGCGTGCTCGACGTCCTCGGGACCATCGAGGAGGACACCTCCTACGAGGACCTCCTGCAGGATGCTTTGTGGCTGGAAGTCGCCGGCGCGCCGATCCGCGTCCTTTCTCTCGAACGCCTCATCCAGATCAAAGAGAAGCTCACGCGCCCGAAGGACCGCGCCATGCTCCTCGTGCTGAAAGCGACCCTCGAAGAGAAACGTCGCCCGCAATGA
- a CDS encoding M16 family metallopeptidase: MKKLARRSQIVALLGLSLVSLAACQTPAPVVPPPPDPPPDPVATEQAPKEAAAPPPEDPSFRKTPPQAGADMPFLAPKIDEARLPNGLRVLYVMRREMPVVAVNIVVNRGAEQEPSPGLTSAMAAMMLSGTKQRSAIKLSEELGALGARYGVWADHDGVGLTAQALPEKTPELFAVLADVVLNPAFDAAELERERARRLTSILQQADQPGVLLQNAITERLYPAGHPYREPLIGTEASVKAIKPAELSRQHAALFRPEHTTVTIAGDIDKAAALALVEKSFAAWKGQGTPAKTPKDPPAVGKGEKRVFLVDRPGATQSYVAVTLAGVPRKNADFDALMVMNTLLGGQFTSRLNMNLREKHAYTYGARSGFDMRHGPGPFTAGGAIMTPATAKAVREIFAEIERLRKEPVSAEDLADAKASLVRQLPARFETAGETAGTLASLAVQGLPLDELATRPSRISKITPEDVKRVAEKYLRPDQMRVIVVGDAAVVEKELAALDLGGVEVRKAPAKKDAKPESKKDAGAPVGPTGRPRVNLGR; the protein is encoded by the coding sequence GTGAAGAAGCTCGCTCGCCGCTCGCAGATCGTGGCCTTGCTCGGCCTCTCCCTTGTCTCGCTCGCCGCGTGCCAGACGCCCGCGCCCGTCGTGCCCCCGCCGCCCGATCCCCCGCCGGATCCCGTGGCCACCGAGCAGGCGCCCAAGGAGGCGGCCGCGCCTCCGCCCGAGGATCCCTCGTTCCGGAAGACCCCGCCGCAAGCCGGGGCCGACATGCCGTTCCTCGCGCCGAAGATCGACGAGGCGCGCCTGCCGAACGGGCTGCGCGTGCTCTACGTGATGCGGCGCGAGATGCCGGTCGTCGCGGTGAACATCGTGGTGAACCGCGGCGCGGAGCAGGAGCCTTCACCCGGGCTCACGAGCGCCATGGCCGCCATGATGCTCTCCGGCACGAAGCAGCGATCGGCCATCAAGCTCTCCGAGGAGCTCGGCGCGCTCGGCGCGCGGTACGGCGTGTGGGCGGATCACGACGGCGTGGGCCTGACGGCGCAAGCGCTGCCCGAGAAGACGCCCGAGCTCTTCGCGGTCCTCGCCGACGTGGTGCTGAACCCGGCCTTCGATGCGGCGGAGCTCGAGCGCGAGCGCGCGCGGCGGCTCACGTCGATCCTGCAGCAGGCCGATCAGCCCGGCGTGCTCCTCCAGAATGCGATCACCGAGCGGCTCTACCCGGCGGGGCACCCCTACCGCGAGCCGCTCATCGGCACCGAGGCGTCCGTCAAGGCGATCAAGCCCGCGGAGCTTTCGCGCCAGCACGCGGCGCTCTTCCGGCCGGAGCACACGACGGTCACGATCGCGGGCGACATCGACAAGGCCGCGGCCCTCGCGCTCGTCGAGAAGAGCTTTGCCGCGTGGAAGGGCCAAGGGACCCCGGCGAAAACGCCGAAGGATCCGCCGGCCGTGGGCAAGGGCGAGAAGCGGGTCTTCCTCGTGGATCGGCCGGGCGCCACGCAATCGTACGTCGCCGTGACGCTCGCGGGGGTGCCCCGGAAAAACGCGGACTTCGACGCCCTGATGGTCATGAACACGCTGCTCGGCGGGCAGTTCACGAGCCGGCTCAACATGAACCTGCGCGAGAAACACGCCTACACGTACGGCGCGCGGAGCGGCTTCGACATGCGCCACGGCCCCGGGCCTTTCACCGCGGGCGGGGCGATCATGACGCCCGCGACGGCAAAGGCCGTGCGGGAGATCTTTGCCGAGATCGAGCGGCTGCGGAAGGAGCCTGTGTCCGCGGAGGATCTCGCCGATGCCAAGGCGAGCCTCGTCCGGCAGCTCCCGGCGCGCTTCGAGACGGCCGGCGAGACGGCGGGGACGCTCGCATCCCTGGCGGTTCAGGGGCTGCCCCTCGACGAGCTCGCCACGCGCCCCTCGCGGATCTCGAAGATCACGCCCGAGGACGTGAAGCGGGTGGCCGAGAAGTATCTGCGGCCCGATCAGATGCGCGTGATCGTGGTCGGAGACGCGGCCGTCGTGGAGAAGGAGCTCGCGGCGCTGGATCTCGGAGGCGTCGAGGTGCGAAAGGCGCCGGCGAAGAAGGACGCGAAGCCAGAGTCGAAGAAAGATGCGGGCGCGCCGGTCGGGCCGACCGGGCGGCCGAGGGTCAACCTCGGGCGGTAG
- a CDS encoding M16 family metallopeptidase, with amino-acid sequence MLRRIPRRAAFGLVSLALLAVPTGLSLAQVAATTPPAPAPSPNPPGAPGMRVALPFEKYVLSNGLEVILHEDHRTPVVAVNVWYHVGSKDEGPGRNGFAHLFEHVMFQGSRNVGEDQFFRYLERAGASDRNGTTNTDRTNYYETVPSGELGLALWLESDRMGFLLDHANDETFKSQREVVKNERRQNYENAPYGLVRQFVRSTLFPPTHPYHRLTIGTPQDLDAATFEDVRAFFKRYYVPNNATLVIAGDFQPAKAKELVAKYFGGLPRGADAKPVRGPVPSPLTKEVRLDVEAGVTLPRIVISWTTPPHYAPGDAELDMVSDVLASGKSSRLYKRLVYDMQIAQSVTASQESAELASVFEITITLQKDKNLDEAFKVVDEELDKLRAAPPAAAEVDRAKTRALSGLVFGAERVTGRADLLNNYNRRTGDPGFFEKDLARYEKVVAGDVTRALATYLPKDKRVVTFVRPVADAPRAGRLVGGMP; translated from the coding sequence GGGGCGCCGGGCATGCGCGTGGCTTTGCCGTTCGAGAAGTATGTCCTTTCGAACGGCCTCGAGGTGATCCTGCACGAGGATCACCGCACACCCGTGGTCGCGGTGAACGTCTGGTACCACGTGGGATCCAAGGACGAGGGCCCTGGGCGGAACGGCTTCGCGCACCTCTTCGAGCACGTGATGTTCCAGGGCTCGCGCAACGTCGGCGAGGATCAGTTCTTCCGCTACCTCGAGCGCGCCGGCGCGAGCGACAGGAACGGCACGACGAACACGGACCGGACGAACTATTACGAGACCGTACCGTCCGGGGAGCTCGGCCTCGCGCTCTGGCTGGAGAGCGACCGCATGGGCTTCCTCCTCGACCACGCCAACGACGAGACGTTCAAGAGCCAGCGCGAGGTCGTGAAAAACGAGCGCCGGCAGAACTACGAGAACGCGCCCTACGGCCTCGTGCGGCAGTTCGTGCGCTCCACTTTGTTCCCGCCGACGCACCCCTACCATCGGCTCACGATCGGCACGCCCCAGGACCTCGACGCCGCGACGTTCGAGGACGTACGCGCGTTCTTCAAGCGGTACTACGTGCCGAACAACGCGACGCTCGTCATCGCGGGGGATTTCCAGCCGGCGAAGGCGAAGGAGCTCGTCGCGAAGTATTTCGGGGGCCTTCCGCGCGGGGCCGACGCGAAGCCCGTTCGCGGACCCGTGCCCTCGCCGCTCACGAAGGAAGTGCGGCTCGACGTCGAGGCGGGCGTCACGCTCCCGCGGATCGTGATCTCCTGGACCACGCCGCCGCATTACGCGCCCGGCGATGCGGAGCTCGACATGGTCTCCGACGTGCTCGCGAGCGGCAAATCGAGCCGCCTTTACAAGCGGCTCGTCTACGACATGCAGATCGCCCAGAGCGTCACGGCCTCGCAGGAGTCCGCGGAGCTCGCCAGCGTCTTCGAGATCACGATCACCCTGCAGAAGGACAAGAACCTCGACGAGGCCTTCAAGGTCGTCGACGAGGAGCTCGACAAGCTGCGCGCCGCGCCGCCCGCCGCCGCGGAGGTGGATCGGGCCAAGACGCGCGCGCTCTCGGGGCTCGTGTTCGGCGCCGAGCGCGTCACGGGGCGGGCCGATCTTTTGAACAACTACAATCGACGCACCGGCGATCCCGGGTTTTTCGAGAAAGACCTCGCCCGGTACGAGAAGGTCGTCGCCGGCGACGTGACCCGGGCGCTCGCGACGTACCTGCCGAAGGACAAACGCGTCGTCACGTTCGTGCGGCCCGTCGCGGACGCGCCGCGCGCCGGTCGCCTCGTGGGAGGGATGCCGTGA
- a CDS encoding YkgJ family cysteine cluster protein produces MKSPRKAYEDAKVHLHVLGEEHEIECKVRVGRTQVPELLPLARSLSASILAISTAHVRAQGKEISCQKGCTHCCRQLVPASPIEARRLGEVVAVMPEPRRAEVRERFVRAIARLEQVGLVDPRAPKGRSSLVSKETTSSAAWDDVSRRYYELRIDCPFLEGDLCSIYEERPIACREYNAVTDPALCEALDPGIEIAPRPSPMGDVLTKVTGELTGKRQAGIPLPLALEWARVHGKTVERERDGEAMFWALLRVMEEDGA; encoded by the coding sequence GTGAAGAGCCCGCGCAAGGCGTACGAGGACGCGAAGGTGCACCTGCACGTGCTCGGCGAGGAGCACGAGATCGAATGCAAGGTGCGGGTCGGGCGCACGCAGGTGCCCGAGCTCTTGCCGCTCGCGCGGTCGCTCTCGGCGTCGATCCTGGCCATCTCGACGGCGCACGTACGGGCGCAGGGCAAGGAGATCTCCTGCCAGAAGGGCTGCACCCATTGCTGCCGCCAGCTCGTGCCGGCCTCGCCCATCGAAGCGCGGCGGCTCGGTGAGGTCGTGGCCGTGATGCCGGAGCCGCGCCGCGCGGAGGTGCGCGAGCGGTTCGTCCGGGCGATCGCGCGGCTCGAACAGGTGGGGCTCGTGGATCCGCGGGCGCCGAAGGGGCGGTCCTCGCTGGTTTCGAAGGAGACGACGTCCTCGGCGGCGTGGGACGACGTGAGCCGGCGGTATTACGAGCTCCGGATCGATTGCCCGTTCCTCGAAGGCGACCTGTGCAGCATTTACGAGGAGCGGCCGATCGCGTGCCGCGAATACAACGCGGTGACGGATCCGGCGTTGTGCGAGGCGCTCGACCCGGGGATCGAGATTGCGCCGCGGCCGTCGCCGATGGGCGACGTGCTGACGAAGGTGACGGGGGAGCTCACGGGCAAACGGCAGGCGGGCATCCCGCTGCCGCTCGCGCTCGAATGGGCGCGTGTGCACGGAAAGACGGTCGAACGCGAGCGGGACGGCGAGGCGATGTTCTGGGCGCTGCTCCGCGTGATGGAAGAGGACGGCGCCTGA